ACAATTCAATGGTGTCTTAGAAATTTCCTGAGTTCTAATCTCATTTGAAAGTATCTAAATTTTTGTGATGCTCTCCTTTTGACAGACTAAGAAAATCCTTATAACATCTTTAATAATATAGGCAAATTTCAAGTAGGGAATATAAGATTTGGAATAATTGTATAAAGTCAATATATTAAGGCACACAAAATTTAGGAATAATAGCAATTAACTATATGTGCTATTTATTATATCTATAAATGACATGAATGTGTCTGTAGATCTGAAGGGTACagatgaaaaataagtaaataactttGGATATATTTCTGCCTTTACACTGGCCTGCtacttatctttattttcctttcttcttcaattGTTCCACAAAGTAATCATTACAAGCAACTGTCAGAGCCGCCACCATGACCACGAATTCATTAAAATCCACTTCGTTGTCCTTGTTTGCATCCAGGTCCTGCATTATCTTGTCAACCAACTGGGGGTCCTTTTGGCactaagaagaaaaaggaaatttcttaACTTGGAGGCTCTGAGGTTCATGACGACAAAtgaaatcacattttctttttatttacattaaagccttcatttccattttttagcATCTGAAGACAATTTCCGTGAGCCTATTTGCAGGTAGATTTGAACCAGGCACAAATTCTAAATGAGTACTGCCCCCTGCCCAATGTCCTTGTAATTCTGGCTCAGGcctgaagaccaaaaaaaaagcaaacagcagCTGATCAAAGTGAGCTATTGATGGTGAACTTGCTCCAGCCAGGACCTTGGGATAGCaggtggctgtaccattttccaACACTGGGCCTTTGAGTAGATCACttgaagtttttaaatattaaaggaggaaaaatgggcggcgcctgtggctcaaacaggtTGGGcactgccccatatgccggaggtggtgggttcaaatgcagccccggccaaaaactgaaaaaaaattaaaataaaggaggaaaatattTACCCACACGTTTTAGGGGACACTTCAACACATTTTTGAGAGTGCTTAGCACCAAGGTTGCTaaattcagcaaataaaaatacaagacagtggcttggcgccagtagcacagtggttacggctccagccacatgcactgagggtggcaggtttgaatccagcccaggccagctaaacaacatcaactgcaacaaaaagtagctgggggtgtgtggcaggcacctgtagtcccagctacttgggcggctgaggcaagagaattgcttaagcccaagagtttggagatgctgtgagctatgatgccacagcactctactgagggtgacataacaagactctgtctcaaaaaaaaagaaaatacaaggcaGCGAGTCAAATGTGAATGTTACTATGCAACACATAACTTTTTAGTATGTCTCCACTATTGCCTGACACAGGATGTTTAATATGGCAGAACCTTCTTAGCCCAATGCCTGACGTGCAAAGAAATGAGGCACCTAAAAAAGGGTAGATCTTGTAAGGATGACTGTACTTTACAGGTGGAGAGCAGAGCAGGGAGTCCATAAAGAAGAAAGGGTGGCACAAGGGCAGGACTCGGAGGCACCCACATCTCCTACCACGATTAGCAGTTGCTGAGAAACATTTCTAACAGCAATTCACTTCCTCCAGGAATTGCCCATTGCCTTCTCATTTACTGCCAACCATTAAATGGCCGGAAACTTAATTGTTCAAAATTAACTTGatcaaaacaattataaatgAAGGTGCCAAGTTTGCCCAGCATGGTGGTTCCAGCACTCTCAGAGGGTGGATcgattgagctcaggaattggagaccagcctaagcaagagggagaccccctctctactaaaaataggaaaactaggtgggccttgtagtgggtgcctgtagtcccacctacgtgggaggctaagataagaggatcacctgagccaagagtttgaggatgctgtgagctacgacaccaggacactctacctagggtgacagagtgagactctgtctttaag
This Nycticebus coucang isolate mNycCou1 chromosome 1, mNycCou1.pri, whole genome shotgun sequence DNA region includes the following protein-coding sequences:
- the S100Z gene encoding protein S100-Z, which encodes MPTQLEMAMDTLIRVFHRYSCKEGDRFKLNKGELKMLLQRELTDFLSCQKDPQLVDKIMQDLDANKDNEVDFNEFVVMVAALTVACNDYFVEQLKKKGK